The following are from one region of the Petrotoga sp. 9PWA.NaAc.5.4 genome:
- the mtnA gene encoding S-methyl-5-thioribose-1-phosphate isomerase produces the protein MNIIEPIIWNKNDKTLKILNQLKLPNEVEYSTKKTVRDIYYSIKNMELRGAPLIGITAAYGVVIGLYNLSNNESFIKNVENSVNILKDARPTAVNLFWALDRMLGKAKEIEKLLIPFEQKKEILEEEAGKIFREDEEGNIKIGNYFIDNYLIKDGDTILTHCNAGALATSKYGTATSPIYIAKEKGWNIKVYADETRPYLQGSRLTAFELNQAGIEVVLICDNMAGWVMKQGKINTVIVGADRIARNGDVANKIGTYSVAVLAHRHGIPFYVAAPTSTIDIVCESGKTIPIEERNSREVMEFNGQKIAPDGIKIYNPAFDVTPNELITAIVTEKGILTKPYEISIRKIKSQKI, from the coding sequence ATGAATATTATTGAACCTATAATATGGAATAAGAACGATAAAACTTTAAAGATACTAAATCAATTGAAGTTACCAAATGAAGTAGAATATTCGACAAAAAAAACAGTACGAGATATTTACTATTCTATAAAAAATATGGAATTAAGAGGTGCACCTTTAATAGGAATAACAGCTGCTTATGGGGTAGTAATTGGATTATATAATTTAAGTAATAATGAAAGTTTTATCAAAAATGTAGAAAATAGTGTAAATATTTTAAAAGATGCAAGACCCACAGCTGTCAACTTGTTTTGGGCACTGGATAGGATGTTGGGAAAAGCTAAAGAGATCGAAAAGTTACTAATCCCATTTGAACAAAAAAAGGAAATCCTTGAAGAAGAAGCAGGTAAAATTTTTAGAGAAGATGAAGAAGGAAATATAAAAATAGGGAATTATTTTATAGATAATTACCTTATAAAAGATGGCGATACCATTTTAACCCATTGTAACGCTGGAGCTCTTGCAACTTCTAAATATGGAACAGCTACTTCTCCTATTTATATAGCAAAAGAGAAAGGATGGAATATTAAAGTTTATGCAGATGAAACTCGTCCTTATCTTCAGGGGTCCAGATTAACTGCTTTTGAATTAAACCAGGCTGGAATAGAAGTGGTGTTAATTTGTGATAATATGGCTGGGTGGGTAATGAAGCAAGGCAAAATAAACACTGTAATAGTAGGAGCGGATAGAATAGCAAGAAACGGCGATGTGGCCAATAAAATAGGTACATATTCAGTTGCTGTCTTAGCCCATAGACATGGAATTCCGTTTTATGTAGCGGCTCCAACTTCTACGATAGATATTGTTTGTGAATCTGGAAAAACAATCCCTATCGAAGAAAGAAACTCGAGAGAGGTTATGGAATTTAATGGACAAAAAATAGCTCCCGATGGAATAAAAATTTATAATCCTGCTTTTGATGTCACCCCAAATGAATTAATTACTGCAATAGTAACAGAAAAAGGTATTTTAACTAAACCCTATGAAATTAGTATAAGAAAAATAAAATCTCAAAAAATATAA